One Pyrofollis japonicus DNA window includes the following coding sequences:
- a CDS encoding nucleotidyltransferase domain-containing protein, whose product MSSSSGNGFSECVRRVASRWRLRYVVLFGSRGRGYWGPHSDFDLAVKAGRRLGFVERGLLYAELEECLPEGARLDLVFLDDWNPVVAWEALARGKLLYSCGDECLREYYEDLARAIDEVADLEPLIRLFERENRRALAGTSGEDIEG is encoded by the coding sequence TTGTCGAGTAGCAGTGGTAATGGGTTCTCTGAGTGTGTGAGGCGGGTGGCTTCTAGGTGGAGGCTCCGCTACGTTGTATTGTTTGGTTCTCGTGGCCGGGGCTACTGGGGGCCTCATAGTGATTTCGACTTGGCTGTGAAGGCTGGTAGGAGGCTGGGCTTCGTCGAGAGGGGGCTCCTATACGCTGAGCTGGAGGAGTGCCTTCCCGAGGGGGCTAGGCTTGACCTGGTTTTCCTCGACGACTGGAACCCCGTGGTTGCATGGGAGGCTCTGGCTAGGGGAAAACTCCTATACAGCTGCGGCGATGAGTGCCTACGCGAATACTACGAGGACTTGGCGCGTGCAATAGACGAGGTAGCCGACCTGGAGCCCCTCATAAGGCTGTTTGAGAGGGAGAATAGGCGTGCCCTCGCCGGGACTAGTGGCGAGGATATCGAGGGCTAG
- a CDS encoding hydantoinase/oxoprolinase family protein, with amino-acid sequence MAKRIGADIGGTFTDVVGFDEETGTLLHLKVLTTPREPWKGLMDGIERLGWSLDTVSIIVHASTLGTNTFLGQVGLEIPVAVLVTNKGFRDVLEIGRQNRPELYNLFFEKPRPLIPRSRRIGVSGRIGPKGEELEPLNPDEVRKVAREWCGKAKVFVISFLHSYLNPVHEEQAKKIIQEECPGAIVVTSYEVDPQPKEYERTSTAVVNGVLKPLLATYIERVVEELRVKGFQGKLLVMQSSGGVAGSEEATRYPAAFIESGPAAGAVAVAYFSRLMGINRALGFDMGGTTAKASTIVDGEPLIVPEYEVGGKVHMGRLLRGSGYPVRYPYIDLAEVSAGGGTIAWIDPGGALRVGPVSAGADPGPACYGRGGEEPTITDANYVLGRLPDELAGGRVKLRRDLAEKALRKLGDRLGMGLEELASSIIRIANTVMARALRLVSVERGYDPREFSMFAFGGAGPLHAAALAAEIGVKEVVVPPLPGVFSALGLLVTDYRHDLHKAVVKKADEASEEELEKVFQDLEKEAVSMLLSEGVRREDIRITRLLDMHYLGQAYELTVPYRGDIGEAVEAFHEKHEARYGYSLRGEPVVIVNARIVAIGAIPKPQLPRGEEKPHRPEPRRSRRVFFEETGWVDTPVYWRPELRPGAEIEGPAIIESDESTILVPPSHVARVDGFFSVRITRG; translated from the coding sequence GTGGCTAAGCGCATAGGAGCAGACATAGGGGGCACTTTTACCGACGTCGTTGGCTTCGACGAGGAGACGGGCACGCTCCTTCACTTGAAGGTGCTTACTACTCCCCGTGAGCCCTGGAAGGGCTTAATGGACGGTATTGAGAGGCTTGGCTGGAGCCTCGACACGGTCTCGATAATAGTCCACGCCTCGACCCTTGGGACAAACACGTTTCTCGGGCAGGTTGGCCTAGAGATCCCGGTAGCGGTGCTAGTGACGAACAAGGGGTTCAGAGACGTACTCGAGATTGGGAGACAGAACCGCCCCGAGCTCTACAATTTGTTCTTCGAGAAGCCCCGCCCCCTAATCCCTAGGTCTAGGCGCATAGGGGTCTCCGGGAGAATAGGGCCCAAGGGAGAGGAACTGGAACCCCTGAACCCCGACGAGGTCAGAAAGGTCGCGAGAGAATGGTGCGGCAAGGCAAAGGTGTTTGTTATCTCATTCCTCCATAGCTACTTGAACCCGGTGCACGAGGAGCAAGCCAAGAAGATTATCCAGGAGGAGTGCCCGGGAGCAATAGTTGTTACAAGCTACGAGGTCGACCCGCAGCCGAAGGAGTATGAGCGCACGAGCACGGCCGTCGTGAACGGGGTGCTGAAGCCCCTGCTCGCAACCTATATTGAGAGGGTCGTGGAGGAGCTGCGAGTCAAGGGGTTCCAGGGCAAGCTCCTCGTGATGCAGAGTAGCGGCGGCGTCGCGGGCTCAGAGGAGGCCACCAGGTATCCTGCGGCCTTTATTGAGAGCGGGCCGGCTGCTGGAGCAGTAGCTGTAGCCTACTTCTCGAGGCTGATGGGGATCAATAGGGCGCTCGGATTTGACATGGGAGGCACCACGGCCAAGGCCTCCACGATAGTTGATGGGGAGCCCCTTATTGTGCCGGAGTACGAGGTCGGCGGCAAGGTCCACATGGGTAGGCTTCTCCGCGGCTCCGGCTACCCCGTCCGCTACCCCTACATCGACCTCGCAGAGGTAAGCGCCGGAGGTGGAACTATTGCCTGGATAGACCCTGGTGGGGCTCTGCGCGTGGGACCCGTGAGCGCGGGAGCCGATCCCGGCCCAGCGTGCTATGGGAGAGGCGGCGAGGAGCCAACCATAACTGATGCTAACTACGTGCTCGGCAGGCTCCCTGACGAGCTAGCAGGCGGGAGGGTTAAGCTGAGAAGGGATCTCGCGGAGAAGGCTCTCCGCAAGCTAGGCGACAGGCTCGGCATGGGGCTAGAGGAGCTAGCGTCCTCGATAATAAGGATCGCGAACACCGTCATGGCGCGTGCTCTCCGCCTCGTAAGCGTAGAGAGAGGCTACGACCCGAGAGAGTTCTCAATGTTCGCGTTCGGCGGGGCAGGTCCCTTGCACGCAGCAGCCCTCGCTGCAGAGATAGGCGTCAAGGAGGTAGTGGTTCCCCCGCTGCCGGGCGTTTTCTCCGCGCTGGGCCTACTCGTAACCGATTATCGCCACGACCTCCACAAGGCGGTCGTGAAGAAGGCTGACGAGGCGAGCGAGGAGGAGCTCGAGAAGGTGTTCCAGGATCTCGAGAAAGAGGCTGTGAGTATGCTGCTCTCCGAGGGCGTGAGGAGAGAGGATATAAGGATAACGAGGCTCCTAGACATGCACTACCTTGGCCAAGCATACGAGCTTACAGTACCCTATCGCGGAGACATAGGTGAGGCTGTTGAGGCTTTCCACGAGAAGCACGAGGCGCGCTACGGGTATAGTCTCCGCGGCGAACCAGTAGTCATCGTGAATGCCCGCATAGTGGCCATAGGCGCTATACCTAAGCCCCAGCTGCCGCGGGGAGAAGAGAAGCCCCACCGACCGGAGCCTAGGCGTTCGCGCAGAGTATTCTTCGAGGAAACGGGCTGGGTTGATACACCGGTGTACTGGCGGCCAGAGCTACGCCCCGGCGCGGAGATAGAGGGGCCAGCGATCATAGAGAGCGATGAGAGCACAATCCTTGTCCCGCCGAGCCACGTTGCCCGCGTAGACGGTTTCTTTTCCGTCAGGATAACGCGTGGCTGA
- a CDS encoding branched-chain amino acid ABC transporter permease, which yields MPGLQEYLKNPLVVLLVALLLVLPVLFWLANLPFYANMVFLAIMYGIAAMAWNLMEGYTGLFSLGHAVFFGVGAYTTMILMLYYDVTPWVGIWVAGIMAAITGFLLGFPLLRLRSHWFTLATIAVGEIFKLAFAHWDYVGGSRGLQSPIVGGGKALYYLQYTGPYVYVYVALFVLAIELVVLHRIINSRTGYYFQTIREDEVVAETLGIDTFRYKMLSLVISSFFTGLAGALYAIRFRYVDPFAVFDLITISTYMSIAGIIGGIYTFIGPVVGAFIFIPAAEFVRVKIVSAFPRYFGLHVAVVGILLLLISLALPEGVIGYLKRKGVLRRV from the coding sequence ATGCCCGGGCTACAAGAGTACTTGAAAAACCCCCTCGTAGTACTCCTCGTGGCACTGCTCCTGGTACTGCCAGTGCTGTTCTGGCTAGCAAACCTGCCATTCTACGCCAATATGGTGTTTCTCGCAATAATGTACGGGATAGCGGCGATGGCTTGGAACCTCATGGAGGGATACACGGGGCTCTTCAGCCTCGGGCATGCAGTATTCTTCGGCGTGGGCGCCTATACGACTATGATACTGATGCTGTACTACGATGTGACGCCCTGGGTAGGAATATGGGTTGCAGGCATCATGGCTGCTATAACTGGGTTCCTGCTAGGCTTCCCGCTCCTACGCTTACGTAGCCACTGGTTCACACTAGCCACGATAGCTGTTGGCGAGATATTCAAGCTCGCTTTTGCGCACTGGGACTACGTGGGAGGATCACGTGGCCTCCAGTCGCCGATAGTTGGTGGAGGCAAGGCTCTCTACTATCTCCAGTACACCGGGCCCTACGTCTACGTATACGTGGCCCTATTCGTTCTCGCAATAGAGCTAGTAGTTCTCCACCGAATAATCAATAGTAGGACGGGCTACTACTTCCAGACGATAAGGGAGGACGAGGTAGTTGCAGAGACCCTTGGAATAGACACGTTCCGCTACAAGATGCTATCACTGGTTATCAGCAGCTTCTTCACCGGGCTTGCGGGCGCCCTTTACGCTATAAGGTTCCGCTACGTTGACCCCTTCGCAGTCTTCGACCTCATAACGATATCTACCTATATGTCGATAGCGGGCATAATAGGCGGCATATACACGTTCATTGGGCCAGTAGTAGGCGCATTCATATTCATACCTGCAGCCGAGTTCGTGAGAGTAAAGATAGTATCAGCGTTCCCCAGGTACTTCGGCCTACACGTCGCCGTCGTCGGCATTCTCCTCCTCCTAATCTCCCTCGCTCTCCCCGAGGGCGTAATCGGGTATCTAAAAAGGAAGGGCGTTCTTAGGAGGGTGTAG
- a CDS encoding type II toxin-antitoxin system VapC family toxin gives MPRFLLDASVLYKVLENPRRYVEFVEESAILDLTIYEVGNAVMVSARRGLIDDPLGFLRGFKEVVGLVEVIPITVNDIGEIAKIALETGLTYYDAAYVYKARRHNLVLLTEDKEILRKAPDVSKSLEHIAG, from the coding sequence TTGCCTAGGTTTTTGCTTGATGCTTCTGTTCTCTACAAGGTACTTGAGAATCCTAGGAGGTATGTGGAGTTCGTCGAGGAGTCTGCGATTCTTGATTTGACTATTTACGAGGTGGGTAATGCGGTAATGGTTTCTGCTAGGCGTGGACTAATTGATGATCCTCTGGGCTTTCTACGAGGCTTCAAAGAAGTGGTTGGCCTTGTAGAGGTTATACCTATTACTGTTAACGATATAGGTGAAATAGCTAAGATAGCGCTCGAGACTGGGCTAACGTACTATGATGCGGCCTACGTGTACAAGGCCCGTAGGCACAACTTGGTGCTCTTGACGGAGGATAAGGAGATATTGAGGAAGGCCCCGGATGTCTCGAAGAGCCTAGAGCACATAGCCGGGTAG
- a CDS encoding arsenic resistance protein encodes MPDVKRLSKHMKDFLLLYSIIALIIGLVVGYAYRGFFRTHQELVKDTILLFAILTIYPSMIQLRTEKLRDAAKNLRGVLLGVSMVFIAAPLLAMLFSKLFAEKQIALGFFVANIVPASSASLGYVLLAEGNIELATVLAVLSLLGAFGAIPLYMHLYASMTSVKIPLGKVIASLTYTLLIPLVAGQLTRYAIVYRRAGKIIENHGAYRGKIKCLEAIEDKSLEEIKACITRMLEQSIKPHLSLSTMITMLILIALLVANKAGMLVSKPLLAAEIIALQTAMLAALLGSVTLLDKLLGICYEDHAAIAFISATKNASVAAAIALMALGPAAAVPAALVPVVQAPVAIAYLQALPRLRGIFVTKTAEATITVKIGRR; translated from the coding sequence ATGCCGGATGTAAAGCGGTTATCGAAACATATGAAAGATTTCCTACTATTGTACAGCATAATAGCCCTCATCATAGGCCTGGTAGTCGGCTACGCGTACCGAGGCTTCTTCAGGACCCACCAGGAGCTGGTCAAGGATACTATACTATTATTCGCAATACTCACCATCTATCCGTCAATGATACAGCTGCGCACAGAGAAGCTACGCGATGCCGCCAAGAATCTCCGCGGAGTCTTGCTAGGCGTATCAATGGTGTTCATAGCTGCCCCGCTACTAGCAATGCTGTTCTCCAAGCTGTTCGCAGAGAAGCAGATAGCCCTGGGGTTCTTCGTAGCCAATATCGTGCCAGCGTCGAGCGCCTCCCTCGGCTACGTGTTGCTGGCAGAGGGTAACATAGAGCTAGCTACTGTCCTCGCAGTGCTGAGCCTCCTAGGAGCGTTCGGCGCGATACCGCTCTACATGCACCTCTACGCATCCATGACCTCCGTGAAAATACCGCTAGGAAAAGTCATTGCATCGCTAACCTACACACTGCTAATACCCCTCGTGGCTGGACAGCTGACCCGCTACGCCATAGTGTATCGCCGCGCTGGAAAAATCATTGAGAACCACGGGGCCTACCGCGGCAAGATCAAGTGCCTAGAGGCCATCGAGGATAAGAGCCTCGAGGAGATCAAGGCATGTATAACCAGGATGCTGGAGCAGAGCATTAAGCCACACCTATCGCTATCAACAATGATAACGATGCTCATACTGATAGCCCTGCTCGTGGCAAACAAGGCGGGCATGCTCGTCTCGAAGCCACTCTTGGCGGCAGAGATCATAGCGCTCCAGACAGCTATGCTCGCAGCACTGCTTGGCTCAGTGACGCTACTAGACAAGCTGCTAGGCATATGCTACGAGGACCACGCAGCAATAGCGTTCATATCTGCGACGAAGAACGCGAGCGTGGCAGCAGCAATAGCCCTCATGGCTCTAGGGCCTGCTGCAGCTGTGCCAGCAGCACTAGTACCAGTAGTACAGGCACCGGTGGCAATAGCATACCTACAGGCACTGCCGAGGCTCCGGGGAATATTTGTAACGAAGACAGCCGAGGCAACTATTACTGTAAAGATCGGAAGACGGTAA
- a CDS encoding hydantoinase B/oxoprolinase family protein gives MVDPVTVEVLRHALIYASEEMGVVLRNTAFSPNIRDRLDHSCAVLTPSGDLLAQAEHIPVHLGSMPVGVKNLTRYLEEHGIELGPGDVVITNDPYISGTHLNDVMVAKPVYVGDKLVAMVANKAHHVDVGGVVPGSIGGGAKMLLEEGLVIPPIKIVEEGRLRRDIVELIKANVRTPRYFQGDLMAQLAALNLGEKRVKELADRYGADTLLEAWGEILGYTERYTRNRLRTIVEETGAEGSYEAEDYLELSSGELAKIKTRLTITRDKVLVDFTGTDPQVEEPINAVYGVTVAATTFALKSVIDPEMPMNQGFYRVVEIRAPRGTLVNPEPPAPVGGGNVETSQRIADVVLRALAEAFPGRVPAASCGTMTNVMVGGKGWAFYETLGCGSGARPCCDGVDGVHTNMTNTLNTPIEVIEQEYPVLFKAYELRPNSGGPGTYRGGLGVIRAFTVLEDGATLTVFSERGKLRPWGLVGGKPGAPSKHYIVTASGEKIELPIKATRRLRRGDTVYINTPGGGGYGDPCKRPEELILRDLEDGKVTLDHARREYCYTPETKK, from the coding sequence ATGGTTGACCCTGTCACTGTTGAGGTACTGAGGCACGCGCTCATCTACGCCTCGGAAGAGATGGGCGTGGTTCTCCGCAACACGGCTTTCAGCCCCAATATAAGGGACCGGCTGGACCACAGCTGCGCAGTACTAACCCCCAGCGGCGATCTCCTGGCACAGGCTGAGCACATACCAGTACACCTCGGAAGCATGCCGGTGGGCGTGAAGAACCTTACAAGGTACTTGGAGGAGCACGGTATAGAGCTGGGCCCCGGCGACGTGGTCATAACCAACGATCCCTACATCTCCGGCACACACCTCAACGACGTCATGGTCGCGAAGCCGGTCTACGTGGGCGACAAGCTAGTCGCAATGGTCGCGAACAAGGCCCACCACGTAGACGTGGGAGGGGTTGTACCTGGAAGCATTGGCGGCGGGGCCAAGATGCTCCTAGAAGAGGGGCTGGTGATACCCCCCATCAAGATAGTTGAGGAGGGGAGGCTGCGCAGAGACATAGTGGAGCTCATAAAGGCCAATGTCCGCACCCCGCGCTACTTCCAAGGCGACCTCATGGCGCAGCTCGCTGCCCTCAACCTGGGCGAGAAGAGGGTGAAAGAGCTAGCAGACCGCTACGGCGCAGACACGCTCCTCGAGGCATGGGGCGAGATACTCGGCTACACTGAGCGCTATACCAGGAACAGGCTCAGAACAATAGTCGAGGAAACCGGAGCCGAGGGAAGCTACGAGGCCGAGGACTACCTCGAGCTGAGCAGCGGCGAACTAGCAAAGATAAAGACAAGGCTAACAATAACCAGGGACAAGGTCCTCGTAGACTTCACCGGCACCGACCCACAGGTAGAGGAGCCCATCAACGCCGTCTACGGGGTAACTGTCGCTGCGACAACGTTCGCGCTCAAATCAGTCATAGACCCGGAGATGCCAATGAACCAGGGCTTCTACCGCGTAGTAGAGATACGTGCGCCGCGAGGCACCTTGGTGAACCCTGAGCCCCCGGCACCCGTTGGCGGGGGGAACGTTGAGACGTCTCAGCGCATAGCAGACGTGGTCTTAAGGGCGCTCGCCGAAGCCTTCCCCGGCAGGGTTCCAGCGGCTAGCTGCGGCACAATGACCAACGTAATGGTGGGCGGTAAGGGCTGGGCGTTCTACGAAACCCTTGGCTGCGGGAGCGGTGCAAGACCGTGCTGCGACGGCGTAGACGGGGTGCACACCAATATGACTAATACTCTCAACACGCCTATAGAGGTGATTGAGCAAGAGTACCCGGTTCTCTTCAAGGCTTACGAGCTGAGGCCAAACAGCGGTGGACCGGGAACCTATAGGGGAGGACTAGGAGTAATACGCGCCTTCACGGTCCTAGAGGACGGCGCCACCCTCACAGTGTTCTCGGAGAGAGGAAAACTACGTCCATGGGGCCTCGTGGGCGGCAAGCCAGGCGCCCCCAGTAAACACTACATAGTGACGGCTAGCGGCGAGAAAATAGAGCTACCCATCAAGGCGACGAGAAGGCTACGGAGAGGCGACACGGTGTACATAAACACGCCGGGAGGAGGAGGCTACGGAGACCCCTGCAAACGCCCAGAGGAACTAATACTCAGAGACCTAGAAGACGGCAAAGTAACCCTAGACCACGCACGCCGAGAATACTGCTACACACCGGAAACGAAGAAGTAG
- a CDS encoding type II toxin-antitoxin system CcdA family antitoxin — MGSVVLSVRVRRELKEEAERLGINIREVVEKALEEAIREARRRRIEEALEDMARRVRGMSSEDWVRIVREGRRRAPLA; from the coding sequence ATGGGTTCCGTTGTTCTATCTGTGCGTGTTAGAAGGGAGCTCAAGGAGGAAGCAGAGAGGCTTGGGATAAATATTCGCGAGGTTGTTGAGAAGGCTCTCGAGGAGGCGATACGGGAGGCTCGTCGAAGGAGGATCGAGGAGGCTCTCGAGGACATGGCTCGGAGGGTGCGCGGCATGAGTAGCGAGGACTGGGTTAGGATCGTAAGGGAGGGTAGGAGGAGGGCTCCTCTTGCCTAG
- a CDS encoding type II toxin-antitoxin system VapC family toxin: MKAFLDTPLLIYLNTVVNDEHRLVYENFYIDILSKYKLYTDVLVLDELIYVSKKKYGVPYTITLDFIDSIVLPYITVIALGEEEYHEAAKLLAKHNLKPSDALHIAAMKTNNIEIIISEDKELDRVPGVKRAWITEET, encoded by the coding sequence GTGAAGGCATTCCTAGACACACCCCTACTAATATACCTCAACACTGTTGTTAACGACGAGCACCGACTAGTATATGAGAACTTCTACATAGACATATTGTCGAAGTACAAGCTCTACACAGACGTACTTGTTCTCGACGAGCTAATCTACGTCTCAAAGAAGAAGTACGGAGTACCCTACACAATAACCCTCGACTTCATAGACTCCATAGTCCTTCCCTATATCACGGTAATAGCCCTAGGCGAAGAAGAATACCACGAGGCAGCCAAGCTATTGGCAAAACATAACCTCAAACCCTCAGACGCACTCCACATAGCCGCCATGAAGACAAACAACATAGAAATAATCATAAGCGAGGACAAGGAGCTAGACCGAGTACCCGGAGTAAAACGAGCCTGGATCACAGAAGAGACCTAA
- the hepT gene encoding type VII toxin-antitoxin system HepT family RNase toxin: protein MPSPGLVARISRARRSLERLRKIARHSFEEYMGDEDLQALAERHLHVLLEAILDLAAFIAARRGLARGPTYRDIVEAVIEAGVVPKEFSDLARAIPGMRNILVHGYAEIRHDIIYETLKNELDALTRILDALAEEAQRLDP from the coding sequence GTGCCCTCGCCGGGACTAGTGGCGAGGATATCGAGGGCTAGGAGGAGCCTCGAGAGGCTCAGGAAGATAGCTAGGCACAGCTTCGAGGAATACATGGGCGACGAGGATTTGCAGGCGCTCGCGGAGCGCCACCTACACGTACTGCTAGAAGCGATACTCGACCTTGCCGCCTTCATCGCTGCGCGAAGAGGCCTAGCCAGGGGCCCGACCTACCGGGATATAGTGGAGGCGGTTATCGAGGCCGGGGTAGTGCCCAAGGAGTTCAGCGACCTCGCACGAGCAATACCGGGTATGAGGAACATCCTCGTCCACGGGTACGCAGAGATAAGGCACGACATAATATACGAGACCCTTAAGAACGAGCTGGACGCGCTTACCCGGATTCTCGACGCTTTGGCTGAGGAGGCTCAGCGGCTCGACCCATAG
- a CDS encoding ABC transporter ATP-binding protein yields the protein MGGEILRVESIEVFYGEFQALFGVSFHVNEGEIVALLGSNGAGKTTTLRTISGLLVPRRGRIVWKGSDITHVPAYKRVEMGISHVPEGRGIFPKLTVYENLRVAAYTKRAKEKFQESLEMVYDLFPRLRERRNQLAGTLSGGEQQMLAIARALVQRPTLLMMDEPSLGLAPKLAKEVIMLSRRLRDEYGLTILLVEQNVKQSLKVADRAYVLETGRIVLEGTPEELEKNPKIREAYLGI from the coding sequence ATGGGTGGTGAAATACTCCGCGTAGAATCAATAGAGGTATTCTACGGCGAGTTCCAAGCACTGTTCGGCGTATCGTTCCACGTCAATGAGGGCGAGATAGTCGCCTTGCTGGGCTCGAACGGCGCTGGGAAGACGACCACGTTGCGCACCATATCCGGGCTCCTGGTCCCCCGCAGGGGCAGGATAGTGTGGAAGGGTAGCGACATAACCCATGTCCCTGCCTATAAGCGCGTAGAGATGGGTATATCCCATGTCCCGGAAGGTAGGGGGATCTTTCCCAAGCTAACAGTCTACGAGAACCTAAGGGTTGCAGCATACACCAAGAGGGCTAAGGAGAAGTTCCAGGAAAGCCTTGAAATGGTCTACGATTTGTTCCCAAGGCTCCGCGAGAGGAGGAACCAGTTAGCAGGAACACTTAGCGGTGGAGAACAACAAATGCTCGCCATAGCAAGGGCACTTGTGCAGAGGCCTACTCTCCTCATGATGGATGAGCCCAGCCTAGGCCTCGCCCCAAAGCTTGCAAAGGAGGTTATAATGCTGTCTAGGAGGCTGCGCGACGAATACGGACTCACCATACTGCTTGTAGAGCAGAACGTGAAGCAATCGCTCAAGGTGGCGGACAGGGCCTACGTGCTCGAGACGGGAAGAATAGTGCTGGAGGGCACGCCCGAGGAACTCGAGAAGAACCCGAAGATAAGAGAGGCCTACCTAGGCATATAG
- a CDS encoding AbrB/MazE/SpoVT family DNA-binding domain-containing protein — MTLRLRVGRKGYIILPKALREAVGIDEGDEVVVEIRDGILIKPAKKNIDTEEVKRRLREHAAKLKNLQERREPGPGEAATSSLEEEFEQ, encoded by the coding sequence TTGACTCTCAGGCTCCGAGTCGGCAGAAAAGGCTACATCATACTGCCAAAAGCCCTAAGGGAAGCCGTAGGGATAGATGAGGGAGACGAAGTAGTAGTTGAGATAAGGGATGGGATACTCATAAAGCCAGCCAAGAAGAACATTGACACCGAGGAGGTTAAGAGGCGTCTCAGAGAACACGCTGCAAAGCTGAAGAACCTACAGGAGAGACGGGAACCAGGGCCAGGAGAAGCAGCGACAAGCAGCCTAGAAGAGGAGTTCGAGCAGTGA
- a CDS encoding ABC transporter ATP-binding protein, which translates to MSEKLLVVDNVVKRFGGIRALDGVSLEVRRGERLGLIGPNGAGKTTLFNVISGIYKPDSGRVIFKGVDITGWPPHKVAWKGIARTFQIVRPLNNMTVLDNVVIGALLREHDIGKAREYALEVLETVGLYEKRNVLAKDLNLVEKKRLEVARALATRPELLLLDEVAAGLRPREVDEVVDMFLELSRKGITMIMVEHVMRAVMNFAERIVVLHYGRKIAEGTPQEVANNPKVIEAYLGSEE; encoded by the coding sequence TTGTCGGAGAAGCTCCTAGTAGTTGATAATGTCGTTAAGAGGTTCGGAGGTATCAGGGCTCTAGACGGCGTATCGCTTGAGGTTAGGAGGGGTGAGCGGCTAGGCCTTATAGGGCCCAACGGCGCGGGCAAGACGACGCTCTTCAACGTGATATCTGGGATCTATAAGCCTGACAGCGGCCGCGTAATCTTCAAGGGCGTCGATATTACTGGTTGGCCTCCGCACAAAGTAGCGTGGAAGGGTATTGCGCGCACATTCCAGATAGTTAGGCCCCTCAACAACATGACCGTACTAGACAACGTCGTCATAGGGGCGTTGCTGAGAGAACACGATATAGGGAAGGCGAGAGAGTACGCGCTAGAAGTCCTAGAGACTGTTGGGCTCTACGAGAAGAGGAATGTGCTTGCAAAGGACCTCAACCTGGTTGAGAAGAAGAGGCTCGAGGTTGCTAGGGCGCTGGCTACGCGGCCCGAGCTACTTCTCCTTGACGAGGTTGCCGCCGGCCTCCGCCCGAGAGAGGTGGACGAAGTGGTAGACATGTTCCTCGAGCTATCAAGGAAGGGTATAACTATGATCATGGTTGAGCACGTTATGAGGGCGGTAATGAATTTCGCCGAGAGAATAGTAGTCCTTCACTATGGGAGAAAGATAGCTGAGGGAACCCCCCAGGAGGTGGCCAACAATCCAAAGGTTATTGAGGCCTACCTCGGCTCAGAGGAGTAA
- a CDS encoding PD-(D/E)XK nuclease family protein yields the protein MTPLAIGNSAKRQELVREIIKAVEEDRELRYALLGALGFTELLERFSRLEERQQRLEERQQRLEEEFKKLEERFAQLEERFARIEERFARIEERQQEIEKRLVALEERVARLEEEMRETRRVVLVIAHRFGVISEEAFREAMRFVVEEVFGVATVEKWVYKDEEGFVYGYPSVVEVDVLVRDGEHILLEIKSRVSKADVSEIHKIGLLYERVEKKKPRLVVLGGFIDPEARRLAKRLGVEVIPITSEASM from the coding sequence GTGACTCCGCTGGCTATAGGTAATAGTGCTAAGAGACAGGAGCTTGTCCGGGAGATCATTAAGGCTGTTGAGGAGGACAGGGAGCTGCGCTACGCGCTACTCGGAGCACTCGGCTTCACGGAGCTGTTGGAGAGGTTCAGTAGGCTCGAGGAGAGGCAACAGAGGCTAGAAGAAAGGCAGCAGCGACTAGAGGAGGAGTTCAAGAAGCTAGAAGAGAGGTTCGCGCAACTAGAAGAAAGATTTGCCAGGATCGAGGAGAGATTCGCAAGAATAGAGGAGAGGCAGCAGGAAATAGAGAAGAGGCTCGTGGCGCTCGAGGAGCGTGTTGCCAGGCTTGAGGAGGAGATGAGAGAGACTCGCCGCGTCGTACTGGTTATCGCTCACAGGTTCGGCGTTATTAGTGAGGAGGCTTTCCGCGAGGCAATGAGGTTTGTCGTAGAAGAGGTGTTTGGGGTAGCTACTGTCGAGAAGTGGGTGTACAAGGACGAGGAGGGCTTCGTGTACGGCTACCCTAGCGTTGTCGAGGTCGACGTACTGGTTAGGGACGGTGAGCACATATTGTTGGAGATAAAGTCCAGGGTCTCCAAGGCAGATGTTTCCGAGATTCATAAGATAGGCTTGCTATACGAGAGGGTTGAGAAGAAGAAGCCCAGGCTAGTTGTGCTCGGCGGCTTCATCGACCCGGAGGCTAGGAGGCTGGCGAAGCGGCTAGGAGTAGAGGTTATACCGATAACCTCTGAGGCAAGCATGTAG